Part of the Candidatus Glassbacteria bacterium genome, CCTGGGCGACACGGCGCGCTTTGCGGTCGAGATCGGCGGTAGCGGAGAAATGGAGCTGGAGTACTCGTTCAGCCACGGTAAGGCCGAGGTCTACGAGAGCGGCAGCAGGGCAGTCAAAGCCGGTGAAGTGGAACTTGCCTGCCCTATGACTCAACCCGGATTCCTCCGTCTCGACCTGACTCTTCGCTCCGGCGCCGATTCGCTGAGAGCCGCCGAGGCGGTCGGGTTCGATCCGCTGCATATCCGTCCCACCGGCCGCCTTCCCGATGATTTCGCGCGGTTCTGGGACCATGGCCTGGCCGAGCTGCTGCGGGTGGACCCCGATCCCCGGGTAAATTATCTCTCCGGGCGGGACAGCAATGGCGTGCGCCGCTACCAGGTCAGCCTGGCTAATATCGAGGGATCTAGAATTTACGGCTGGCTGAGCGTACCGCCGGGCGAGGGCCCGTTCCCCGGGCTGGTCTATATCCCCGGTGCGCCGGGCGGCGTAAGGGAGTTCTACACCCCGTTCCAACAGGGATATGCCGAGGCCGGCATCATTGTACTCGCAATCAATATTCACGGCGTTCCGCTGGGTCTGCCAGACGAGGTCTACCAGGATTACCACGATCGCCGCCAACTTGGTTACGCACCGCTAGCCGGTGTTGATGACAAGTACCGCTACTACTATCGCCGGGTAGTTCTGAGCGGAGTACGGGCAATCGATTACCTCCACAGCCGTCACGATATCGACACTACCCGGATCGCTGTCGCCGGGGGCAGCCAGGGCGGAGGCTTGAGCCTGCTGGTGACGTCGATTGACAAGCGGGTTGACGCACTGGTTCTTCATGTCCCGGCCATGTGCGACCAGTTCGGAATCCTCCACGGCCGCCCTACCGGCTGGCCCCACCTTCTGCGCCGTTCCAACAGCTCCGCGACACGTACAACCGCCGCCTGTTTCGATGGAGCCCTGGCCGCAGCCAGGATTACCTGCCCGACCGTTGTCGGTGTCAGCCTGCTTGACGAGGCCTGCCCGCCCACCACAGTTTATGCGATGTACAACAACCTCTCCGGTCCTAAAGAGATAATCCCGCATCCGGGAGTGCATCACCCCGGAAGTTTCATCCCGGAGAGGTACACTGAACTGATCGGAAAATTACAATCCATGTTTAGTATAAAAGATTAGGTACCAAGAGGACTTTTGACCTTCTAGCGGGCCGGGCCGGCATGGTTATTGCGAGATTCCCGTGGACAGAAATTCCGCCGGTGGTGTTTTAGCAATAACCATGCCGGCCCGGCCACTACCCTTAACCAGAAAATCCTTATTATGGCTCTTAAGCAGAGCAAGCCCTGCGAATCTGTGCTGGACGCTTTCCACGAAACTCCGCTGGTGGAACTCTCGCGGGTCGGGTCCGGACTGGATGGCAGAATTCTGGCCAAGCTCGAGTATTTCAGCCCCGGACTCAGCAAGAAAGACCGGATAGCCCTGCAGATGGTCGAGGATGCCGAACGAAGCGGAGCCCTGCGACCCGGCCAGACAGTTGTGGAATTGACCAGTGGCAATACCGGAACCGGCCTGGCGATTGTCTGCGCGGTCAAGGGATACCCGTTCGTTGCGGTAATGAGCCGGGGGAACAGTAAGGAGCGTGCGGGAATGATGGCTGCCTTGGGAGCCGAGGTTGTTCTGGTCGAGCTTTCAGAGGGAGCTGTGATCGGTCAGGTCTCCGGCGAGTCGTTGAAGAAAGTTGAGGATGAGACTCAACGCATTGTTCGCGAGCGCAATGCTTTCCGGGCTGATCAGTTCAATCTGGAAGCAAACCGCAAGGCACATTATCTTCATACCGGTCCGGAAATTATCCGCCAAAGCGGCGGCATGGTGACGGCGTTCTGCGATTTCGCCGGAACCGGTGGCAGCTTTGCCGGGATCGCGAAGGCGCTCCGGGAGCATAATCCGGAGATAATGTGTTTTCTTGTTGAACCTGAAAGCGTTGCAGTCCTCGCCGGCAGGCCAGTGGAATGCGGCGAGCACAAAATCCAGGGTGGCGGTTATGCGATGACTGACTTGCGAATGCTCGAGGGTATTGAAGCCGACGGGTTCGTTCAGGTTGAAGATAAGGCTGCTATCCACTGGGCGAGGAAGCTGGCCGCCGAGGAAGGTATTTTCGGCGGTTTCAGCTCGGGGGCCAACCTGGCCGCTGCGGTGCAGCTTCTCCAGGGACCCTGCCGAGGTGGGACGGTTGCAATCCTTGTTTGTGACTCCGGATTGAAATATCTCAGTACCGATCTATGGACACCACCTGCATGATCACTATATTACTTTTTATACTATAATAACTAACGATATTTCCCTGTCTTCTCTCCTGCTATAATTTTTCTACCCAATCCGGTCTTTGTGACCGATTTCTTTTTTTGCCGGAGAGGTCCAGATGCGAGTTCTTACAACCATACTGATACTTTTAGTAATCCCGCAGGCTTGCCAGCGCCAGAACACTTCCCCAAATACCCCGGGCAAATCTCAACGGGATGTTATCACTGAAAAATATCCGGATGCCATTATGCCCGGCGAACTTCGGCTGACTCCCACCTGGCACGCGGTAGGTATCGAGATTCCGTTCAGCGGAGACGCCAACTGCAATTCTGAGGGAAGAGTCTACTGGCGCAAGTCACCCGATGGAGCGTGGCGCAATGGCATTGACCTTACGTTTAACCACAAACTCGGCCTGGCCTGGAGCAGTGTCTATCCTTTGGAACCGGGCGACAGTATTATACTCAAAGTTGAGTTCCGCGACCCGGCCCATGACAGCAAGGGTGTACTTGAAGGAACAGCCGCCACGCTTCGCATGAATTTGCAGCCATCGGGCGGCAGGACTTATTACGTCTCACCAAACGGGAGAGACACTAACCGTGGCGGCAGGAGGAAACCTTTCCGCACTCTTGCCGCTGCCGCCGACAGCGCCCGTCCGGGCGATATTGTTGTTGTCCGGGGGGGAGTGTACCGTGAAGGCAGCCTGTTCGCGGGGATTGCCGGCTCTCCTGATGCTCCGATAGTATTCCGGGCCGCTGATGGAGAACGGCCCGTGCTTGACAGCTCGATTGAACTCCCAAAGGACCACCATGGCTGGCGGCATCACGAGGGACAAATTTACGCTGCGCAGCTTCCGTTCGACTGGCCGGAGGTCGCCTCGGTTGCGGGTGACGGTCTCGGCTACGGCTATGTCGCCCAGGACGGCAAGCGAATGTTCTACTATAAAAGCCTGGCTGCCCTGGTCGATGACAGCTTGAACGCACCACGTGCATTCTACTGCGACACTACCGCGAGAGTGCTGTATGTCCGCACCGGCCTGGTCGATCAACCATGGCGGCACGCTTACCGGATTGCGGGCGGTCGTTATGGAATTCTTTTCGAGGGCAGCCGGTACGTCATTGTCCAGGGTTTTGAGATTGCCTATTACGGCGAGGCGGCGGTGGCGTTCAAGCGCGGCGCAACTGGCAACGTGCTGATCGACTGCGAGCTCCACAATGTGCCCTGGGGTGTGCTGCTGAAGGAT contains:
- a CDS encoding prolyl oligopeptidase family serine peptidase → MLQTLLLAASLVLGQSPFPTPQAAGENGMRLAVSPAASTHFYSLGDTARFAVEIGGSGEMELEYSFSHGKAEVYESGSRAVKAGEVELACPMTQPGFLRLDLTLRSGADSLRAAEAVGFDPLHIRPTGRLPDDFARFWDHGLAELLRVDPDPRVNYLSGRDSNGVRRYQVSLANIEGSRIYGWLSVPPGEGPFPGLVYIPGAPGGVREFYTPFQQGYAEAGIIVLAINIHGVPLGLPDEVYQDYHDRRQLGYAPLAGVDDKYRYYYRRVVLSGVRAIDYLHSRHDIDTTRIAVAGGSQGGGLSLLVTSIDKRVDALVLHVPAMCDQFGILHGRPTGWPHLLRRSNSSATRTTAACFDGALAAARITCPTVVGVSLLDEACPPTTVYAMYNNLSGPKEIIPHPGVHHPGSFIPERYTELIGKLQSMFSIKD
- a CDS encoding cysteine synthase family protein, giving the protein MALKQSKPCESVLDAFHETPLVELSRVGSGLDGRILAKLEYFSPGLSKKDRIALQMVEDAERSGALRPGQTVVELTSGNTGTGLAIVCAVKGYPFVAVMSRGNSKERAGMMAALGAEVVLVELSEGAVIGQVSGESLKKVEDETQRIVRERNAFRADQFNLEANRKAHYLHTGPEIIRQSGGMVTAFCDFAGTGGSFAGIAKALREHNPEIMCFLVEPESVAVLAGRPVECGEHKIQGGGYAMTDLRMLEGIEADGFVQVEDKAAIHWARKLAAEEGIFGGFSSGANLAAAVQLLQGPCRGGTVAILVCDSGLKYLSTDLWTPPA